A single window of bacterium DNA harbors:
- a CDS encoding efflux RND transporter permease subunit, with protein MKKKYTLLETLLRYKQVLFISTGLLLMVGILALVQMPRDEFPTFEIRQGIIVGVYPGASSLQVEEQLTKKVEQYLFQYNSVVRSKTRSISKENVMVIYVEVSEKEKDPEAFWAKLRLGLNDFKKQLPSGVLSLTADNDFGSTSALLLAVQSDTKTYKELTEYVEQFEDQIRKIPSVSKVKNYGQLKEQINVYMDDAKLAHYGIKPLVVLAALKPQSDVGYAGEIDDGHTVYPVHIPLSYHNEEDLAKQIVYSDPLGNIVRIKDVARVVREYEEPDSFVRVNGKKCLIVSLEMQTGNNIVHFGEAVGKEIERFTQSLPPDVKIVTISNIPGAVSNAITNFMKEFAIAIVAVTLVTIILLPRRVALVAASAIPISILITLAFMWVTGWDLQTVSLASLILVLGMVVDNAIVIIDNYVEKLDNGITPHEAASQSVSDLFGSVLSATLILIACFWPIIFFMKGTAGDFVRSLPYVVSFALFTSLFTSAVLVPLLSYSFIKKGIKNDSRKGRKAVFLDQVQKQYNRLLDNAFKNKLIVVLLGMASFIAGLVILGISPQQSFPKIERNQFAVEVHLPLGSSLQQTDAVMKDLEQLLEKDPRVKTVASFVGTSSPRFHTIYAPNFPAKSYGQLIVLTTSNQATIEVLDEYSVKCAHRYANANVKWKQLEFAVSPSPIEIRIAGEDLQTLKQTAGRISDLVRQCEGVTWVRTDFKQAQQTIDLEIKRDEASRLGYSNTLLGYSLMVGTKGFPLATIWEGDYPVTVQLKVDKKVKTSIDDINNQ; from the coding sequence ATGAAAAAGAAATACACCTTACTGGAAACGCTGCTCCGCTACAAGCAGGTACTGTTCATCAGCACCGGCCTTTTGCTGATGGTGGGAATCCTCGCCCTGGTGCAGATGCCGCGGGATGAATTCCCCACGTTTGAAATACGGCAGGGCATCATCGTCGGTGTGTACCCCGGCGCCTCCTCGCTGCAGGTCGAGGAGCAGCTGACGAAAAAAGTCGAACAATATCTGTTTCAATACAACTCGGTCGTGCGCAGCAAAACCCGCTCCATCTCCAAAGAAAACGTAATGGTCATCTATGTGGAGGTCTCGGAGAAAGAAAAAGATCCCGAAGCCTTTTGGGCCAAGCTGCGGCTGGGGCTGAATGATTTCAAAAAGCAGTTGCCGTCCGGCGTCCTCTCCCTGACGGCGGACAACGATTTCGGCAGCACCTCGGCCCTGTTGCTGGCGGTTCAATCCGATACGAAAACCTATAAAGAACTCACAGAGTATGTCGAACAATTCGAAGATCAAATCAGAAAAATCCCTTCCGTCTCCAAGGTAAAGAACTATGGCCAGCTGAAGGAACAGATCAACGTCTATATGGATGACGCCAAGCTGGCGCACTATGGCATCAAGCCCCTGGTGGTCCTGGCGGCCCTCAAACCGCAAAGCGATGTCGGCTATGCCGGCGAGATCGACGACGGCCATACCGTGTATCCTGTTCATATCCCTTTGAGCTATCACAACGAAGAGGATTTGGCGAAACAGATCGTATATTCGGATCCTCTGGGCAATATCGTCCGGATTAAAGATGTGGCCCGAGTGGTGCGTGAGTATGAGGAACCGGATTCCTTTGTCCGCGTGAACGGCAAAAAATGCCTCATCGTCTCTCTGGAGATGCAGACCGGCAACAACATTGTTCACTTTGGCGAGGCGGTCGGCAAGGAGATCGAGCGCTTCACCCAATCGTTGCCGCCGGATGTGAAAATCGTAACCATCTCCAACATCCCCGGCGCGGTCTCCAATGCCATTACCAACTTTATGAAAGAGTTCGCCATCGCCATCGTCGCCGTCACCCTGGTCACCATCATCCTGCTGCCCCGCCGGGTGGCTTTGGTGGCCGCGTCCGCCATTCCCATATCCATCCTCATCACCCTGGCGTTCATGTGGGTAACCGGCTGGGATCTGCAGACCGTTTCCCTGGCCTCGCTGATCCTGGTCCTCGGAATGGTGGTGGACAACGCGATCGTCATCATCGATAATTACGTCGAGAAACTGGACAACGGCATTACCCCGCACGAGGCCGCCTCGCAAAGCGTATCGGACCTGTTCGGTTCCGTGCTTTCGGCCACCCTCATACTCATCGCCTGTTTCTGGCCGATCATCTTTTTTATGAAGGGGACCGCCGGCGATTTCGTCCGCTCTCTCCCCTATGTGGTCAGCTTTGCCCTGTTCACCTCTCTGTTCACCTCCGCGGTGCTGGTGCCGCTGCTGAGCTATTCGTTCATCAAGAAGGGCATTAAAAACGACAGCCGCAAGGGCAGGAAAGCCGTTTTTCTCGACCAGGTACAGAAACAGTACAACCGCTTATTGGATAACGCCTTTAAAAACAAACTGATCGTGGTGTTGCTGGGCATGGCCTCCTTCATCGCCGGCCTGGTGATCCTCGGCATTTCCCCGCAACAGTCTTTTCCAAAAATCGAACGCAACCAGTTTGCCGTTGAGGTGCACTTGCCCCTGGGCAGTTCCCTGCAGCAAACCGACGCGGTGATGAAAGATTTGGAACAATTGTTGGAAAAGGATCCGCGGGTAAAGACCGTGGCGTCTTTTGTCGGCACCAGCTCGCCGCGTTTCCATACGATCTATGCGCCCAATTTTCCGGCAAAAAGCTATGGACAATTAATCGTACTGACGACCTCCAACCAGGCGACGATAGAGGTGCTTGATGAATACAGCGTCAAATGCGCCCATCGCTATGCGAACGCGAATGTCAAATGGAAACAGTTGGAATTCGCCGTCTCCCCATCTCCCATCGAAATCCGCATAGCCGGTGAGGACCTGCAGACGCTGAAACAGACGGCGGGCCGCATCTCGGATCTTGTCCGGCAATGCGAAGGCGTTACCTGGGTGCGCACGGATTTCAAACAGGCTCAGCAGACCATCGATCTCGAAATTAAAAGGGATGAAGCCAGCCGGCTTGGATACTCTAATACGCTGCTCGGTTATTCTCTGATGGTCGGCACCAAAGGATTCCCCCTTGCCACCATCTGGGAGGGCGATTATCCGGTGACCGTGCAGCTCAAAGTCGATAAAAAAGTTAAAACCAGCATCGACGATATCAATAACCAGT
- a CDS encoding efflux RND transporter periplasmic adaptor subunit, translated as MKNLTAPAVSLIMALITGTGCNHSANNTQPEPVPVKLYQVRAADARQYTAYSGTIEESETIPLSFASVGTVAEVRVSEGQFVKKGQLLARLDTTTFKSAWKMANAVQQQAEDAYKRLAPMYQNGNLPEIKYIEVETGLQQAKAAAAIARKGLDDCNLYATTDALVGKRSVNPGMIALPNVSSITLVKISKVFAKVAVPEDEISLIKTGDKAMVTIGALGSREYAGTVEEVGVMADPLAHTYKIKIALANSEWKIKPGMICKVTIENPGLHQGLLAPSLAVLVDETGKNFVYVVDPATAKATRKYVQIGGMLANGLEITAGLNRDDHLVVSGQHNLVDNAAVRILPN; from the coding sequence ATGAAAAATCTAACTGCACCAGCTGTCAGCCTGATCATGGCTCTGATCACAGGAACAGGCTGCAACCATTCCGCAAACAACACGCAACCGGAACCCGTGCCCGTCAAGCTGTATCAAGTCCGCGCCGCTGACGCCCGCCAATATACGGCCTATAGCGGCACCATCGAAGAATCCGAAACCATACCCCTCAGCTTTGCATCGGTCGGTACGGTGGCGGAGGTGCGGGTTTCCGAAGGACAGTTCGTCAAAAAGGGCCAGCTGCTGGCCAGGCTCGACACCACCACTTTTAAAAGCGCCTGGAAAATGGCCAATGCCGTCCAGCAGCAGGCGGAGGATGCCTATAAACGGTTAGCGCCCATGTATCAGAACGGCAATCTGCCGGAGATCAAATATATTGAAGTGGAAACCGGTCTGCAGCAAGCCAAAGCCGCAGCAGCCATTGCGCGCAAGGGGCTCGATGACTGCAACCTGTATGCCACCACCGATGCCCTTGTCGGCAAACGCTCTGTCAACCCGGGCATGATCGCCCTGCCGAATGTCTCCTCCATTACCTTGGTCAAGATTTCCAAGGTGTTCGCCAAGGTGGCGGTTCCGGAGGACGAAATCTCCTTGATCAAAACCGGCGACAAGGCCATGGTCACCATCGGCGCCCTGGGAAGCCGGGAATATGCCGGCACAGTGGAAGAGGTCGGCGTGATGGCCGATCCGCTGGCGCACACGTATAAAATAAAAATTGCGCTGGCCAATTCTGAATGGAAAATCAAACCCGGCATGATCTGCAAAGTGACCATCGAAAATCCGGGCCTTCATCAGGGCCTGCTGGCGCCGAGTCTCGCGGTACTGGTCGATGAAACCGGAAAAAATTTTGTCTACGTCGTTGATCCCGCAACCGCCAAAGCGACGAGAAAATATGTTCAAATCGGCGGCATGCTGGCGAACGGCCTGGAAATCACCGCCGGGCTGAACAGGGACGATCACCTGGTGGTGTCCGGTCAGCACAATCTGGTGGATAACGCTGCAGTGAGAATCCTGCCCAACTAG
- a CDS encoding TetR/AcrR family transcriptional regulator, translating into MDTIKDKDEQVRQAILHAAERVFQKWGLNKTTMEDIAREAGKGKSTLYYYYKSKDEIFDAVIKIQLTQILSTAEELANMMSSAKEKLKKYIVSCIYEMSKYSTIYSIARREITMSRGYLEKIRSTLEEREAKFIREVLNQGFLSSEFHFIDEDELETAVKAIVGVIHALELYLMLENDDPKQIDIVVKLITNGI; encoded by the coding sequence ATGGACACCATAAAAGATAAAGACGAACAGGTTCGGCAAGCGATCCTTCACGCAGCTGAGCGGGTCTTTCAGAAATGGGGGCTGAATAAAACCACCATGGAAGACATCGCCCGCGAAGCTGGTAAGGGAAAAAGCACATTATACTATTATTACAAAAGTAAGGACGAGATATTTGATGCGGTGATAAAAATTCAATTAACTCAAATTTTATCAACGGCTGAAGAGCTCGCCAACATGATGAGCTCGGCGAAAGAAAAACTTAAAAAATATATTGTTAGCTGTATTTACGAGATGAGCAAATACTCGACCATCTACAGCATCGCCCGCCGAGAGATCACCATGAGCCGCGGCTATCTTGAAAAAATCAGATCAACGTTGGAAGAGAGGGAAGCAAAATTTATCAGAGAGGTGCTGAATCAAGGATTTTTAAGCAGTGAATTCCACTTTATCGATGAAGATGAACTGGAAACAGCGGTTAAAGCCATCGTCGGCGTCATTCATGCCCTGGAATTGTACCTGATGTTGGAAAACGATGATCCCAAACAAATAGATATCGTCGTAAAGCTAATAACTAATGGAATTTAA